Within the Halichoerus grypus chromosome 2, mHalGry1.hap1.1, whole genome shotgun sequence genome, the region GCCCCATGCTTTTCCCTTTATCTCTGGGCCAGTGCAGATGCACCCTCAGCCTGGAAAGACCGGGGGCTTGCTGTCCACCTGGTAAGGCTCCGCCTGTCCTTCATGCTTAACTCAGAGGGCACCTCACGCATGGGCAAGCCCAATTTCTCCTCCTGCCTTACTGTCCCTGTCATTTTTGTTGCACAGGACTGACTACATGGGCCCTAATTATCTGCATCCCACCCATCTGCTCAAGTGGACTGGAGCCCACGGGTCGCAGAGGTCAAGTGCAGGCTAGGTGTGTCCCCGGCACCCAGCACAGGGCGCTGGTGTTTGCTTCAGGGCACGTGAGTGagggtctgtgtgtctgtgtggctTGGTGAGCACCACTGCCAAGAGCTGAAGGGAGGAACTGTACACTACGCGCTACAAGGTGGGagcaggagcagagctgggaggtTTTATTACCAGCAAACCTGTACACTGTacacggcgggggaggggggaccgGTGGGGCACAGGAGGGGTCctccccagcctgcctgccttACCCCTGCAGGCCAGAGTGGATGCAGGGCTGTGTCCCAGATGTCCATTGTTGGCCCTGGCCCAGGAACAGCAGAACACCTGTCTTTCCTCCTGCCACAGAGCCAGGCAGGGCTTTCAGGGCCGGTCACAGGGGACTGGGCCCTTCTTCCGCTCACGGCTCAGCAGAGTCACCAGCTTGGCCTTGAAGCCCGTGTGAGCACTGGGGCGGCCAGAGCTCCCAGCTTCATCACTGTCGCCCAGCTCTAGTTCCAGCAGCCGCCGGTACTGGGCCTCGAGGCTGCTGTCGTGGGCAGGGCCCGGCCAGCCCAGGTCCTCGCTGTTGTGGTAGATGGGGCTGGCCAGGGGGCTGCGGCGGCTGGGACTCTCCTGCTCGGGGTCCCTATCCCTGGGCAGCACGGGGCCTGCCTCCAGCAGGCATAGGTTCTCATAGAGGTGCTCGGCATTGCCTGGGGGCCCACTGGCCCGCTTGCACACAGATGCGTAGAGCCCAGACACCGGCTCATCGTGGGGCACCGGGCTCAGCAGTGGGGGCAGGCTCTGGGGGCCGGGCTCAGCCAGGCGTGCCCTCCGGGAGCTGGGCGGCTCCAGCCCTGGGGGCACCTCCCGCAGCTCTCCTGGCGGGTCCAGTGAGGGCAGGGAGGTGGCCCGAGGCAGGGGACAGGGCCGGGGCCCAGCCTCCTCTGGCAGCCGTTCCTGCTGGCGGGCAATGGCAGCGGCCACAGCCCTGCACAGGTCGAGGGCTCGGGGGCTGCTGAAGGCGAAGAGACCCTCGCCCGAGTCACAGCGGCGTCCAGCTTCAAAGGAGAACACGTCCTGGACACGGGGTTAGGGGGTGGTATGGGTGGGTTCGCGGCGGAGGGACCTGGGCTCCTGTCCACCTGCCACCCTTCCCAGCAGGGCACTCCTTGCACCTCACCTTGTCAGAGCCGAACTTGCGCAGGAAGCGGTAGGGCCAGGTGTAGagggcctgggggctggagggTTCCCGCAGCTGGATGGTGTCTTGGCTTAGCACTAGGAGGTAGGGCCCCTTCAGCCGGCAGCGGGTGGCAGCCTCGGTCCTCTGCACCACCACTGG harbors:
- the DOK3 gene encoding docking protein 3 isoform X2 — translated: MEPRETPIKDGILYQQHIKFGKVGTLAARQLVQDGPSRRGERRIIRLADCVSVLPADGESCPKDTGAFLLTTTERSHLLAAQHRQEWMGPICQLAFQGIGEYSSGPGEVEASKRGLVPMEENSIYSSWQEVGEFPVVVQRTEAATRCRLKGPYLLVLSQDTIQLREPSSPQALYTWPYRFLRKFGSDKDVFSFEAGRRCDSGEGLFAFSSPRALDLCRAVAAAIARQQERLPEEAGPRPCPLPRATSLPSLDPPGELREVPPGLEPPSSRRARLAEPGPQSLPPLLSPVPHDEPVSGLYASVCKRASGPPGNAEHLYENLCLLEAGPVLPRDRDPEQESPSRRSPLASPIYHNSEDLGWPGPAHDSSLEAQYRRLLELELGDSDEAGSSGRPSAHTGFKAKLVTLLSRERKKGPVPCDRP
- the DOK3 gene encoding docking protein 3 isoform X1 is translated as MEPRETPIKDGILYQQHIKFGKKSWRKVWGLLYAGSPSGVARLENWEVRDGGLGPTCDRSAGPSRRGERRIIRLADCVSVLPADGESCPKDTGAFLLTTTERSHLLAAQHRQEWMGPICQLAFQGIGEYSSGPGEVEASKRGLVPMEENSIYSSWQEVGEFPVVVQRTEAATRCRLKGPYLLVLSQDTIQLREPSSPQALYTWPYRFLRKFGSDKDVFSFEAGRRCDSGEGLFAFSSPRALDLCRAVAAAIARQQERLPEEAGPRPCPLPRATSLPSLDPPGELREVPPGLEPPSSRRARLAEPGPQSLPPLLSPVPHDEPVSGLYASVCKRASGPPGNAEHLYENLCLLEAGPVLPRDRDPEQESPSRRSPLASPIYHNSEDLGWPGPAHDSSLEAQYRRLLELELGDSDEAGSSGRPSAHTGFKAKLVTLLSRERKKGPVPCDRP